A window from Flavobacterium gyeonganense encodes these proteins:
- a CDS encoding ATP-binding protein has product MDNTFSTYKIDDRSLIAFIKREIHNLALQIGFTPHRAAETDIIVAELTSNLIKYANGGELLYRAHVEDEQNQIEIYCLDNGIGFENVAKIMNDGYSSSNTLGHGLGSIKRLSNDFQIYSMKNWGCVQYVKICEKPDFQLPPLKTGLNYTTIAVNYPGEIFCGDGYYVKHSNKGFQIFVGDGLGHGENANEAAQLAIKIFRQTITLDPAEILREIHSKVKKPEDLSLQ; this is encoded by the coding sequence ATGGATAATACGTTTTCCACTTACAAAATAGACGATCGAAGTCTTATAGCTTTTATAAAAAGAGAAATTCACAATCTCGCCCTTCAGATTGGTTTTACCCCCCATAGAGCTGCCGAAACAGATATCATAGTGGCAGAGCTTACTTCAAATCTTATAAAGTATGCCAATGGCGGTGAACTTTTGTACAGAGCTCATGTTGAAGATGAGCAAAATCAAATTGAAATTTATTGCCTTGATAATGGAATTGGATTTGAAAATGTGGCTAAAATAATGAATGATGGCTACTCCTCTTCCAATACCCTTGGACATGGATTAGGCTCGATCAAAAGGCTGAGCAACGATTTTCAGATTTATTCGATGAAAAATTGGGGCTGTGTTCAATATGTGAAAATCTGTGAAAAACCAGATTTTCAATTGCCTCCACTAAAAACGGGACTTAATTACACTACAATCGCTGTTAATTACCCCGGTGAAATATTTTGCGGAGATGGGTATTATGTAAAACATTCCAATAAAGGTTTTCAGATATTTGTGGGAGATGGTTTAGGTCATGGCGAAAATGCCAATGAGGCAGCTCAGTTAGCAATTAAAATATTTAGACAGACAATAACATTGGATCCAGCAGAAATTCTGAGGGAGATACATTCAAAAGTAAAAAAACCAGAGGACTTGTCGCTACAATAG
- a CDS encoding anti-sigma regulatory factor gives MTTTTNSKEEVLIIREQDVVPLRNRVKELGVKLGMSILNQTKLITATSELVRNLLKYGGGGKVIIESVSNGRDNGVRVTFIDNGPGIADISLAMKDGYSTGKSLGLGLPGTKRLVNEFEIKSEPGNGTTVTITKWKNG, from the coding sequence ATGACTACGACGACGAATAGTAAAGAAGAAGTTCTAATTATAAGAGAACAGGATGTTGTACCCTTACGCAATCGTGTAAAAGAGCTTGGTGTAAAACTTGGTATGAGCATTTTAAATCAAACTAAACTAATTACAGCAACCAGTGAACTTGTTCGAAATCTTTTAAAATATGGCGGCGGCGGAAAAGTCATTATTGAGTCGGTCAGTAATGGTCGTGATAATGGCGTACGCGTAACTTTTATTGATAATGGTCCCGGAATAGCGGATATATCTTTAGCAATGAAAGACGGATACAGCACTGGAAAAAGTTTGGGTTTGGGCTTACCTGGCACAAAAAGGCTTGTCAATGAATTTGAGATTAAATCAGAACCAGGAAACGGTACAACCGTTACTATAACAAAATGGAAAAATGGATAA
- a CDS encoding STAS domain-containing protein — protein sequence MERIPILKMGDFLLVTIQVDLYDQLAENLESDLINTISKHSSKGVLIDISAVSIIDSFMGRILGNIAVMSRIMDAQTVVVGMQPAVAITLVELGLSLNGVISALNVEKGMDLLRSKMHKSDNEEQEYDYDDE from the coding sequence ATGGAAAGAATTCCTATACTAAAAATGGGAGATTTTCTGCTTGTCACTATTCAGGTAGACTTATACGACCAGCTGGCAGAAAATCTTGAATCAGATTTAATTAATACCATCAGTAAACATAGTTCGAAAGGTGTCCTAATTGATATCTCTGCTGTATCCATAATCGATTCGTTCATGGGACGAATCCTCGGCAATATTGCAGTAATGTCAAGAATAATGGATGCACAAACTGTTGTAGTAGGCATGCAGCCAGCAGTGGCTATTACATTAGTTGAACTTGGATTATCCTTAAATGGTGTTATAAGTGCTCTTAATGTAGAGAAAGGAATGGATTTACTTCGCTCAAAAATGCACAAAAGCGATAACGAAGAGCAGGAGTATGACTACGACGACGAATAG
- a CDS encoding STAS domain-containing protein, which translates to MQNNLLGGLKEHENKLLTIWSQILLDSGSDDGAMEEEESKEFASLFLSALANSDDSREFEKVEDLIIGISSSRGKRGFSPRENAQYLLSFKEAASKVLSGIIKDSAQLYDANLKLSSILDNLMIMTFEAFMRGREDVIARQVDEISEISTPVISVWDGIVALPIIGTLDSSRTQVVMENLLQQIVDTGSSIAILDISGVPAVDSLVAQHLIKTVSATRLMGAECIISGIRPEIAQTVVHLGIDLSGIITKASLASALQTAFEMLQLSVVKRKKIVE; encoded by the coding sequence ATGCAAAACAATTTACTGGGAGGCTTAAAAGAGCACGAAAACAAATTATTAACCATATGGTCTCAAATTCTTCTTGATAGCGGATCTGATGACGGGGCAATGGAGGAAGAAGAATCAAAAGAATTTGCTTCTCTGTTTTTAAGTGCACTTGCTAACTCCGATGATTCGAGAGAATTTGAAAAAGTTGAAGATCTTATAATCGGAATCTCATCATCAAGAGGAAAAAGAGGTTTTTCACCAAGAGAAAATGCACAATATTTACTTTCATTTAAAGAAGCAGCCTCTAAGGTTCTTTCTGGGATAATAAAAGATTCTGCACAGCTTTATGACGCCAATCTGAAACTGAGTTCTATTTTAGATAATTTGATGATTATGACTTTTGAAGCCTTCATGAGAGGAAGAGAAGATGTAATCGCAAGACAGGTAGATGAAATTAGTGAAATTTCGACTCCTGTAATCAGTGTTTGGGATGGTATTGTTGCTTTACCAATTATTGGAACGTTAGACAGTTCGAGAACTCAGGTAGTAATGGAGAACCTTTTACAGCAAATTGTAGATACAGGAAGTTCAATAGCAATTTTAGATATTTCAGGAGTTCCGGCGGTGGATTCACTTGTTGCACAGCATCTTATAAAAACAGTAAGTGCAACCCGTTTGATGGGAGCCGAATGTATCATCAGCGGTATTCGTCCTGAAATTGCACAGACTGTAGTACACTTAGGAATTGATTTAAGTGGAATTATTACTAAGGCATCACTTGCAAGTGCATTGCAGACAGCTTTCGAAATGCTGCAATTGTCAGTAGTCAAAAGAAAGAAAATTGTAGAATAA
- a CDS encoding SusC/RagA family TonB-linked outer membrane protein: protein MKKNYLIQSLMIRIEFLMAIMIVFSTNASYGITPQYYSSSVKNTLQQQRLITGKVISGDEGMGVPAANVILKGTRKSVITDMDGNYSIEVDSDEAILVFSFIGYNTQEIKVGNSSIINVKLIATDNSLKEVVIVGFGTQKKGSMVSSITTIKPKELKGPTSNLTTMLAGRVSGLIAYQRSGEPGNDNANFFIRGLGSFGSGASNPLILVDGIESTTNDLARLQPDDIDSFSVLKDAAAAAVYGARGANGVVLVTTKMGKNGVTKFNFRVESRVSSNTKNFDFADNITYMNLANEAVRTRNPERGDVYNQNKIARTAAGDDPYLYPSNNWIDELIKPYTINQGYNLNISGGGEKARYYVAGTYNVDNGVLNVDGINDFNSNIKLRNYSMRSNVDMSLTPTTKAIIRFYGQFDDYNGPIGGFDKRGNKTSGGAHIFNLTMWSNPVAFAKVYPSSYLPYVEHPLFGGALTGGTAGSILVNPYAQMVKGYQVSKASTIQTQLELQQDLKAITPGLSMNAMGYIRRYSYFDVARQYNPFYYMSYISPETGELQLQVLNDGGKSSVGLPGTEYLDYAQGTKSLDSRIYLQGTINYNRTFNDKHAVTGMITSLMSSYEKGNEGSLEGSLPSRNLGISGRFTYGFDNRYLAEFNFGYNGSERFAKGHRYGFFPSIGLAYNISNEKFWEPIKDVVTNFKIRSTYGLVGNDQIGDVNQRFFYLSDVKIGDENYGAAFGEQYGYYQPGVYVNRYANENIGWEESTQINLGLDLQFFNSLNFVVDVYKQHHTNILQARSNIGSTMGLTAVPLANFGEIESKGLDLAVTFNKQLNQDWYTELRGNFTFATNKILVFDEINFPANMRYRSRVGQNFDQRYGYIAERLFVDQNEVDNSPKQFGDYTGGDIKYRDVNGDGEITPSDMVPLGYPTSPEIVYGFGGTVGYKKFDLSIFFQGAARTSFFIDSENIAPFILDGSYQNNLLDVVAKDHWSEDNRNLYAFWPRLSDKLVENNNQTSTWWMRDGSFLRLKSVEIGYNAPKSFNTKLGLQDLRIYINGSNLAVWSAFKMWDPEMGGNGLGYPIQSVYNVGLKVNF from the coding sequence ATGAAAAAAAACTATTTGATTCAGTCTCTTATGATTAGGATTGAATTTCTAATGGCTATAATGATAGTCTTCAGTACTAATGCTAGTTATGGGATAACCCCTCAGTATTATTCATCATCAGTTAAAAACACACTACAACAGCAGCGATTAATTACAGGAAAAGTTATTTCCGGGGACGAAGGCATGGGAGTCCCAGCTGCCAATGTGATACTAAAAGGAACCCGAAAATCTGTAATTACGGATATGGATGGAAATTACTCAATAGAAGTGGATTCTGATGAAGCCATATTAGTATTTTCATTTATAGGTTACAATACTCAGGAAATTAAGGTAGGCAATAGTAGTATTATAAATGTAAAATTAATTGCTACTGATAATAGTCTCAAGGAAGTCGTTATTGTGGGGTTCGGGACTCAAAAGAAAGGTAGTATGGTAAGTTCTATTACGACAATCAAACCAAAAGAGCTTAAGGGGCCAACCAGTAACTTAACGACCATGTTAGCAGGAAGGGTTTCAGGTTTAATAGCTTATCAGCGTAGTGGTGAACCAGGAAATGATAATGCCAATTTTTTTATTCGTGGTTTAGGTTCCTTCGGATCCGGAGCTTCTAACCCATTAATTTTAGTTGATGGAATTGAGTCTACCACAAATGATTTGGCTCGTTTGCAACCCGATGATATAGACAGTTTTTCGGTATTGAAAGATGCAGCAGCAGCAGCAGTTTATGGAGCACGTGGAGCTAATGGAGTTGTACTGGTTACTACAAAAATGGGTAAAAATGGTGTTACAAAATTTAATTTTAGGGTAGAATCAAGGGTGTCGTCTAATACCAAAAATTTCGATTTTGCAGACAATATCACTTACATGAATTTGGCTAATGAGGCTGTAAGGACACGTAATCCGGAACGAGGTGATGTTTACAACCAAAATAAAATTGCAAGGACTGCTGCCGGCGATGATCCTTATTTATACCCAAGCAACAACTGGATTGATGAATTGATTAAACCTTATACCATTAACCAGGGATATAATCTGAATATTAGCGGAGGTGGAGAAAAAGCAAGATACTATGTTGCAGGTACCTACAATGTAGACAATGGAGTTTTAAATGTCGATGGTATTAATGATTTTAATAGTAATATTAAATTAAGAAATTATTCTATGAGGTCAAATGTCGATATGTCATTAACGCCAACTACAAAAGCAATTATTCGATTTTATGGGCAGTTTGATGATTATAATGGGCCTATTGGTGGTTTTGACAAAAGAGGAAATAAAACTTCTGGAGGAGCACATATCTTTAATCTTACTATGTGGTCAAATCCGGTTGCATTTGCAAAAGTATATCCATCCAGTTATTTGCCGTATGTCGAGCATCCTCTATTTGGTGGTGCTTTGACAGGAGGAACTGCAGGTTCGATTTTAGTTAATCCTTATGCACAAATGGTTAAAGGATATCAGGTGTCTAAAGCTTCAACAATTCAAACACAGCTTGAATTGCAGCAAGATTTAAAAGCCATAACACCGGGACTTAGTATGAATGCAATGGGGTATATTAGAAGATATTCTTATTTTGATGTTGCCAGACAATACAATCCATTTTATTATATGTCTTATATAAGTCCTGAAACAGGCGAGCTTCAATTGCAGGTATTGAATGATGGTGGAAAAAGTTCTGTAGGGCTTCCAGGGACAGAATATTTAGATTATGCACAGGGAACTAAATCATTAGATTCCCGTATTTATCTTCAGGGGACAATTAATTATAATAGGACTTTTAACGATAAACATGCCGTGACAGGTATGATAACCAGTCTGATGTCAAGTTATGAAAAAGGAAATGAAGGTTCATTAGAGGGGTCTTTGCCATCAAGAAATCTTGGGATTTCCGGTAGGTTTACTTACGGATTTGATAATAGATATCTTGCTGAATTTAATTTTGGGTATAATGGTTCTGAACGGTTTGCAAAAGGACATCGGTATGGTTTTTTTCCTTCTATAGGCCTAGCTTATAATATTTCGAATGAAAAATTCTGGGAGCCAATTAAAGATGTCGTAACTAATTTTAAAATACGTTCTACTTATGGTTTGGTAGGTAATGACCAGATTGGTGATGTTAATCAACGTTTCTTTTATTTATCTGATGTGAAAATTGGAGATGAAAATTATGGAGCAGCTTTTGGGGAGCAATATGGTTATTATCAACCAGGAGTCTATGTTAACCGCTATGCAAATGAAAATATTGGATGGGAAGAATCTACACAAATTAATTTAGGTTTAGACCTGCAGTTTTTTAATTCTTTAAATTTTGTCGTAGATGTTTACAAACAGCATCATACTAATATTCTTCAGGCCAGAAGTAATATAGGTTCGACAATGGGACTTACGGCAGTGCCTTTGGCTAATTTTGGGGAAATAGAAAGCAAAGGGCTCGACTTAGCTGTTACTTTTAATAAACAATTGAATCAGGATTGGTACACAGAATTACGAGGAAATTTTACGTTTGCAACAAACAAAATTTTAGTATTCGATGAGATTAACTTTCCTGCTAATATGAGATATCGCTCAAGAGTAGGCCAGAATTTTGATCAGAGATACGGTTATATTGCCGAACGCTTATTTGTAGATCAAAATGAAGTTGATAATTCACCAAAACAATTTGGAGATTATACAGGAGGGGATATTAAATATCGTGATGTTAATGGTGATGGAGAAATTACTCCAAGCGATATGGTTCCTTTAGGTTACCCTACATCACCAGAAATTGTGTATGGTTTTGGAGGTACGGTTGGCTACAAAAAATTTGATCTTAGTATTTTCTTTCAAGGGGCAGCCCGTACCTCTTTTTTTATAGACTCAGAAAATATTGCGCCATTTATTTTAGACGGTTCGTATCAGAATAATTTACTAGATGTAGTTGCAAAAGATCATTGGTCTGAAGATAATAGAAATTTATATGCTTTCTGGCCAAGATTGAGTGATAAACTTGTAGAGAATAATAATCAGACATCAACCTGGTGGATGCGTGACGGTTCATTTTTAAGATTAAAGTCTGTAGAAATCGGTTATAATGCCCCTAAAAGCTTTAATACCAAACTTGGTTTGCAAGACCTCAGGATTTATATTAACGGAAGTAATCTTGCCGTTTGGAGCGCTTTTAAGATGTGGGATCCTGAAATGGGCGGAAATGGTTTAGGATACCCAATTCAGTCGGTTTACAATGTCGGTCTTAAGGTTAATTTTTAA
- a CDS encoding RagB/SusD family nutrient uptake outer membrane protein produces the protein MKIKNIISVKISLQQGRTFFGIIMAILCLAGLQSCEKDFLDVVPDNVTTLENAFKLRNEAQKYLFTCYSYIPKNGDGIYNIGMLAGDETWVAPNRAAITSYAFNIATGTQRKASPYMNAWEGYYQGAGPSDRYPLFDGIRHCNVFLENVENRSKVADLSEAERLRWIGEVKFLKAYYHYYLMRMYGPIPVIRVSLPIDAPVEQIQVEREPIDTTVDYLVSLLDEAAIALPTQIADTQNELGRITKPIVLGIKAELLLMAASPLFNGNSDMAGFNTKNGTPLFNTTYDENKWKKAANAAKEAIIAAESGGHKIFYKNDIAFTISQTAKTKLDITQAVTEPWNDEVIWANSNSRTYELQRLCMMPLDNTIAHTRARKVLSPTIESASNFYTKNGVPIEEDKTLTFGDITEIKEATAADKFDIKEGYRTSILNFNREPRFYADLGFDGAIFYKYDSGSDETKYYIKAKYQDYAGSADAFDFNITGYYIKKLVNWEQHFGNGSLYKEYAWPELRLADLYLMYAEALNEADGIAASGEVLQYLDIIRKRAGLKGVVESWTNFSINPGKYTTKEGMREIIHRERSIEMAYEGKNYWDIRRWKKANQEFNEPVKGWNVFGVTEGAYYQVRTLNQQRFVAPRDYFWPIDETTIIQNPNLIQNPGW, from the coding sequence ATGAAAATTAAAAATATAATTTCAGTAAAAATAAGCCTTCAACAAGGAAGAACGTTTTTCGGGATAATAATGGCGATACTTTGTTTGGCAGGTTTACAATCATGTGAGAAAGATTTTCTGGATGTAGTTCCGGATAATGTAACCACATTAGAAAATGCTTTTAAATTAAGGAATGAAGCTCAAAAATATTTATTTACCTGTTATTCTTATATTCCTAAAAATGGAGATGGAATCTATAATATAGGAATGCTGGCCGGAGACGAAACATGGGTGGCACCAAACCGTGCGGCTATAACAAGTTATGCTTTTAATATAGCGACCGGTACGCAAAGAAAAGCTAGTCCTTATATGAATGCCTGGGAAGGATATTATCAGGGAGCAGGACCATCAGATCGTTATCCGCTTTTTGATGGAATCAGACACTGTAATGTTTTTCTCGAAAATGTAGAAAACAGAAGTAAAGTCGCAGATTTATCTGAGGCAGAACGTTTAAGATGGATAGGCGAAGTCAAGTTTTTAAAAGCATATTATCATTATTACTTAATGCGAATGTATGGACCAATTCCGGTGATTCGTGTTAGTTTGCCTATCGATGCCCCTGTAGAACAAATACAGGTAGAAAGAGAGCCTATTGATACAACAGTTGATTACTTGGTAAGTTTATTAGACGAGGCTGCCATAGCATTGCCTACTCAAATTGCAGATACGCAAAATGAACTCGGAAGAATTACTAAGCCAATAGTTTTAGGAATTAAAGCAGAATTACTGCTTATGGCTGCAAGTCCGCTATTTAATGGAAATTCTGATATGGCAGGATTTAACACAAAAAACGGGACACCATTGTTTAATACAACTTATGATGAAAACAAATGGAAAAAAGCAGCAAATGCAGCTAAAGAAGCTATAATAGCCGCTGAAAGTGGAGGTCATAAAATTTTCTATAAAAACGATATTGCATTTACTATTTCACAGACAGCTAAAACTAAGCTTGATATAACACAGGCAGTAACAGAACCCTGGAATGATGAGGTTATCTGGGCAAATTCTAATAGCCGTACTTACGAGCTACAGCGACTATGTATGATGCCTCTGGATAATACTATTGCTCATACCCGCGCCAGAAAGGTGCTTTCGCCTACAATTGAATCTGCTTCTAATTTTTATACTAAAAACGGAGTACCTATAGAAGAGGATAAAACTTTAACATTTGGAGATATTACCGAGATAAAAGAAGCTACTGCAGCAGATAAATTCGATATTAAAGAAGGCTACCGCACTTCAATTTTAAATTTTAACAGAGAACCTCGTTTTTATGCTGATTTAGGTTTCGACGGAGCTATTTTCTATAAATATGACAGCGGTTCTGATGAAACTAAATATTATATCAAAGCAAAATATCAGGATTATGCAGGAAGTGCAGATGCTTTTGATTTTAATATTACAGGTTACTACATAAAAAAACTGGTGAATTGGGAACAACATTTTGGAAACGGAAGTTTATATAAAGAATATGCCTGGCCGGAACTGCGTTTGGCTGATTTATATTTAATGTATGCCGAAGCTCTCAATGAAGCGGATGGAATAGCAGCTTCAGGTGAAGTACTGCAATATCTGGATATTATACGTAAACGTGCAGGATTAAAAGGAGTCGTGGAATCTTGGACTAATTTTTCAATAAATCCGGGAAAATATACTACTAAGGAAGGCATGCGCGAAATTATTCACAGAGAACGCAGTATCGAAATGGCTTATGAAGGCAAGAATTACTGGGATATCAGAAGATGGAAAAAAGCAAATCAGGAATTTAATGAACCTGTAAAAGGCTGGAATGTTTTTGGGGTAACAGAAGGAGCTTATTATCAGGTAAGAACTTTAAATCAACAGCGTTTTGTGGCTCCCAGAGATTATTTTTGGCCAATTGATGAAACAACAATTATTCAAAATCCAAATCTGATACAAAATCCAGGTTGGTAA
- a CDS encoding DUF5000 domain-containing lipoprotein: protein MKRIIKSFTRIFVISLILAIVSCNENQEPEPLESNSNGPAVVTNVVVQNLQGKARLTYTLPSDDDLLYVVARYTLENGRPMEVKSSYYSNSMLLEGFAGQSTTEVKIYAVNKSETESKPVTVTVAPSKAPIFDIFDSLNVKPDFGGIRITADNITKEEIGILVMQKDLKGDWVPLPTSIYTSVDHIGRSLRGMEPVKQDFAIVVRDKWLNYTDTLFTNIEPLFEVMMPKSAFVTLHLNNDTKTIDNAYPVSNLWDGQFLEYWGSYFTDRTVDVGNHLVTFDIGKMTKLSRMRMWNFSEPIGGQRMYYYLGAVKKFRIWGSNTLNDGTLDSNWTLMGEYEIKKPSGLPYGQENNDDLLAARDGADYEIALEKPAVRYLRIECLENWVGGKFMAISEVQVYGNPNF from the coding sequence ATGAAACGAATTATAAAATCATTTACAAGGATATTTGTAATTTCATTAATTCTGGCTATTGTGTCCTGTAATGAGAATCAGGAGCCAGAACCTTTGGAAAGCAATTCAAATGGACCTGCTGTAGTAACTAATGTTGTAGTGCAGAATTTACAGGGAAAAGCAAGACTCACATATACATTGCCTTCGGATGATGACCTGTTGTATGTTGTTGCGAGATACACGTTAGAAAATGGCAGACCTATGGAAGTTAAATCTTCCTATTATTCTAACTCTATGCTTTTAGAAGGTTTTGCCGGACAGTCTACAACTGAGGTTAAAATTTATGCTGTTAATAAAAGCGAAACAGAATCTAAACCGGTTACGGTTACCGTTGCACCTTCAAAAGCACCAATCTTTGATATTTTTGATTCTTTAAATGTTAAGCCGGACTTTGGAGGTATTCGCATTACTGCTGATAATATAACAAAGGAAGAAATAGGTATTTTAGTGATGCAAAAAGATCTAAAAGGTGACTGGGTACCTTTGCCTACCAGTATCTATACTTCGGTAGATCATATCGGACGAAGTTTGAGAGGTATGGAACCTGTCAAACAAGATTTTGCTATAGTTGTAAGGGATAAATGGCTCAATTATACAGATACTTTATTTACTAATATTGAACCGCTTTTTGAAGTTATGATGCCAAAATCGGCTTTTGTAACCCTGCATCTTAATAATGACACCAAAACAATTGATAATGCTTATCCGGTTAGTAATTTGTGGGATGGACAATTTTTAGAATACTGGGGTTCTTATTTTACCGACAGGACGGTAGATGTGGGCAATCATTTAGTGACTTTTGATATCGGAAAGATGACTAAGTTAAGCCGTATGAGAATGTGGAATTTCTCAGAACCTATTGGAGGCCAAAGAATGTATTATTATTTGGGAGCTGTTAAAAAGTTTAGAATATGGGGAAGTAATACTTTAAACGACGGTACTCTGGACAGTAATTGGACGTTGATGGGAGAGTATGAAATCAAGAAACCTTCCGGCCTGCCTTATGGACAGGAAAATAACGATGACCTTTTAGCAGCAAGAGATGGTGCCGATTATGAAATTGCTTTAGAAAAACCTGCTGTCCGATACCTTAGAATTGAATGTTTAGAAAACTGGGTAGGAGGTAAATTTATGGCTATTTCGGAAGTTCAGGTATATGGTAATCCTAATTTTTAA
- a CDS encoding DUF4998 domain-containing protein has product MKNLRNILIAVFVVLSALIINSCTSGDEYLKFTEGGAISYTGKIDSLKLFPGRNRLEVQGLIISDPKVKELRIYWNNKKDSVVVPIARTSGIDEVSKIIDNLAENIYNFEFRTFDAKGNSSIAVTASAEVYGDRYINSLINRPILNNLLIGSQLTVNYINLNADSGALGTEIEYTDSSDQLKTIFTDISKTNVIINDFKSGSTYRYRTLYKPVPESIDTFYSVYKDVKPVVAPVLLNAKQPFAYSSYDGGRWGVIADWTTNTAAKNHNGYGGYDGGCCGKANNATVNFESGWGAPGITNGKLYQTVTAEPATYQLKVTVFESNHEQNDPGGFYIIVSKGNVELPNVESVTTDTEVLKYKRVLSNGIGNTEYILEFTIDQTTPITVGITTSQPDWGRFCTISSFEIVVK; this is encoded by the coding sequence ATGAAAAATTTAAGAAATATTTTAATCGCAGTTTTTGTGGTTTTGTCAGCTCTCATTATAAATTCATGCACAAGTGGTGATGAGTATCTGAAGTTTACCGAAGGTGGTGCGATTTCATATACAGGAAAAATAGATTCATTAAAATTATTTCCTGGAAGGAACCGTTTAGAAGTACAGGGGCTTATCATATCAGATCCTAAGGTTAAAGAACTTCGAATTTATTGGAATAATAAAAAAGATTCTGTGGTTGTACCCATTGCCAGAACTTCCGGAATAGATGAGGTTTCAAAAATTATAGACAATTTAGCAGAGAATATATATAATTTTGAATTTAGGACCTTTGATGCAAAAGGGAATTCGTCAATAGCTGTAACAGCTTCAGCAGAGGTGTATGGAGACCGTTACATAAATTCTTTAATCAACAGGCCAATTCTTAACAATTTGCTCATTGGGAGTCAGTTGACTGTTAACTACATAAATTTGAATGCAGATTCGGGAGCTTTAGGAACAGAAATAGAATATACCGATTCTTCTGATCAGTTAAAAACTATATTTACGGATATTAGTAAAACGAATGTAATAATAAATGATTTTAAAAGCGGTTCAACATACAGATACAGAACTCTTTATAAACCTGTTCCAGAATCAATTGATACTTTTTATTCGGTTTATAAAGATGTAAAACCTGTAGTGGCTCCGGTTTTACTGAATGCCAAACAGCCTTTCGCTTATTCATCATATGATGGAGGAAGATGGGGAGTAATTGCAGACTGGACCACAAATACTGCGGCCAAAAATCATAATGGATATGGAGGATATGATGGAGGATGCTGTGGAAAAGCAAATAATGCTACTGTGAATTTTGAATCAGGCTGGGGAGCTCCAGGCATAACTAACGGAAAACTATATCAAACTGTTACTGCTGAACCTGCAACATACCAGTTAAAAGTTACTGTATTTGAATCCAATCATGAACAAAATGATCCAGGCGGATTTTATATAATTGTTTCTAAGGGTAATGTAGAATTGCCAAATGTAGAATCTGTTACTACAGACACTGAAGTTTTAAAATACAAAAGGGTTCTTAGCAACGGGATAGGAAATACAGAATATATTTTAGAGTTTACTATAGATCAAACTACACCAATTACTGTTGGAATAACTACTTCACAACCAGACTGGGGAAGGTTTTGTACCATAAGCTCTTTTGAGATTGTAGTAAAGTAA